A genomic region of Spea bombifrons isolate aSpeBom1 chromosome 9, aSpeBom1.2.pri, whole genome shotgun sequence contains the following coding sequences:
- the CCNK gene encoding cyclin-K has product MKENKENSSPSVLSGCLDHVKPCWYWDKKDLAHTPSQVEGLDPATEARYRREGARFIFDVGTRLGLHYDTLATGIIYFHRFYMFHSFKQFARYVTGACCLFLAGKVEETPKKCKDIIKTARSLLNDVQFGQFGDDPKEEVMVLERILLQTIKFDLQVEHPYQFLLRYAKQLKGDKNKIQKLVQMAWTFVNDSLCTTLSLQWEPEIIAVAVMYLAGRLCKFEIQEWTSKPMYRRWWEQFVQDVPVDVLEDICHQILDLYSQGKQQMPHHGAQQTSPQVQAQIASVQPQQSTDSQSTQQKDQQQPSASQQPKKPSPHSSPPKPAKRPLPTSPKDDMKTLDQPSKMPKIDAPLPPLPPVPPPPERKSLGSVMTSAEGETTGVSESSELTKIPIPPPAHPAPVHQPPPLPHRPPPPSSYITGMSTTNSYMSGEGYQNLQSMMKTEGPSYGTLPPAYGPPAHIPYHPHVYPPNPPPSVPPPPSSFPPPNIPPPAPVYPPPPAYNPNFPPPRLPPSHPPPGIGIPPTNYPPPAVPPGGQPPVPPPIPPPGMPPVAGLGRAAWMR; this is encoded by the exons ATGAAGGAGAACAAGGAAAACTCCAGCCCGTCTGTGCTGTCTGGCTGTCTGGACCATGTAAAACCATGCTGGTATTGGGATAAGAAAGACTTGGCTCATACCCCGTCCCAGGTGGAGGGGCTGGATCCTGCTACAGAGGCAAGATACCGCAGAGAAGGAGCCAGATTCATATTCGATGTGGGAACCCGACTTGGGCT ACACTATGACACGCTGGCTACCGGAATTATATATTTCCATCGATTCTATATGTTTCATTCCTTCAAGCAATTTGCTAGATAT GTAACCGGCGCCTGCTGTCTTTTCCTGGCCGGGAAAGTGGAAGAAACGCCCAAGAAGTGTAAAGACATTATAAAGACGGCCCGGAGCTTACTGAATGATGTGCAGTTTGGTCAGTTTGGAGACGACCCAAAG GAAGAAGTCATGGTGCTTGAGAGAATTCTTCTCCAAACAATCAAATTTGACTTACAAGTAGAGCACCCGTACCAGTTCCTTCTCCGATACGCCAAGCAACTGAAAG GCGATAAGAACAAGATACAAAAATTGGTGCAGATGGCGTGGACGTTTGTAAATGACAG CCTATGCACCACGCTGTCTCTGCAGTGGGAGCCTGAGATCATCGCGGTGGCCGTAATGTACCTAGCTGGGCGTTTGTGCAAATTCGAGATCCAAGAGTGGACGTCAAAGCCAATGTACAGAAGGTGGTGGGAGCAGTTTGTCCAAGATGTGCCTGTAGATGTCCTTGAAG ACATCTGTCACCAGATCCTTGACCTGTATTCTCAAGGAAAACAGCAGATGCCGCACCATGGAGCCCAGCAGACCTCCCCGCAAGTCCAAGCGCAGATCGCCTCGGTGCAACCGCAGCAAAGTACAGACTCCCAGAGCACTCAGCAGAAAGACCAGCAGCAGCCGTCTGCGTCTCAGCAACCCAAGAAGCCTTCTCCTCATTCAAGCCCCCCTAAGCCAGCAAAGCGAcccctg CCTACTTCGCCCAAGGATGACATGAAGACACTGG aTCAGCCATCTAAAATGCCTAAAATCGATGCCCCCCTCCCACCACTGCCCCCAGTCCCTCCACCACCAG AGAGGAAATCTTTGGGGTCTGTAATGACATCGGCCGAGGGAGAGACCACCGGAGTTTCCGAGTCGTCAGAATTAACAAAAATTCCGATTCCTCCTCCTGCGCACCCAGCCCCGGTACATCAACCTCCGCCGCTTCCACACCGGcctccacctccttccagctACATCACGGGGATGTCCACCACCAACTCCTATATGTCTGGGGAAGGTTATCAGAATCTACAGTCCATGATGAAGACTGAAGGGCCATCCTATGGGACTCTGCCTCCAGCATATGGGCCTCCAGCTCATATACCCTATCACCCTCATGTCTATCCACCCAATCCTCCACCTTCCGTCCCACCACCTCCATCCTCATTCCCTCCTCCCAACATCCCACCTCCTGCACCCGTCTACCCACCTCCGCCTGCTTACAACCCCAACTTCCCCCCACCTAGACTTCCTCCTAGTCATCCGCCTCCAGGAATTGGTATACCGCCAACCAACTACCCCCCTCCCGCAGTGCCACCAGGTGGGCAGCCTCCGGTTCCCCCACCAATTCCACCTCCCGGCATGCCGCCTGTCGCTGGATTAGGCCGTGCCGCTTGGATGAGATAG
- the SETD3 gene encoding actin-histidine N-methyltransferase yields MGKKSRVKSRVKTQKSGSGATAQVSPKEMLNLVSELLQKCTNPNSVPGREWEEYVQIRGLVDRIRKKQKGLSVVFEGKREDYFPELMEWAQKNGSWTDGFELVEFPAEGFGLKATKAIKAEELFLWVPRKVLMTVESAKNSVLGSLYSQDRILQAMGNITLAFHLLCERADPNSFWLPYIKTLPSEYDTPLYFEEDEVQHLQSTQAIHDVFSQYKNTARQYAYFYKVIQTHPSAAKLPLKDSFTFDDYRWAVSSVMTRQNQIPTEDGSRVTLALIPLWDMCNHTNGLITTGYNLEDDRCECVALQDFKEGEQIYIFYGTRSNAEFVIHNGFFFENNSHDRVKIKLGVSKSDRLYAMKAEVLARAGIPPSNVFALHITEPPISAQLLAFLRVFCMSEDELKEHLIGDHAIDKIFTLGNADFPVSWDNEIKLWTFLEARASLLLKTYKTTVEDDKYILKQGDLTFHSSMAIKLRLVEKEILEKAVKSASDNRKLFTKNSEEGIPLPKYEESNIAFLENSDSKLPLVLRNLEEGDAGQGDLKIQEALAISEITENGLVNGKDSLPNGTKPENENVLAGRNATQNENAKDFPSESTEEAKVQL; encoded by the exons ATGgggaagaaaagcagagtgaaaAGCAGAGTGAAAACGCAGAAGTCGGGGAGCGGAGCCACAGCGCAGGtttcaccaaaagaaatgctgaACCTGGTCAGTGAACTGCTGCAGA AGTGCACCAACCCGAACTCCGTTCCCGGGAGAGAATGGGAGGAATATGTACAGATCAGAGGACTTGTGGACCGAATCCGCAAAAAACAGAAAG GTTTATCTGTTGTATTTGAAGGTAAAAGGGAGGATTATTTTCCAGAACTAATGGAATGGGCCCAAAAGAACGGCTCTTGGACAGATGGCTTTGAATTAGTAGAGTTTCCTGCTGAAGGCTTTGGCTTAAAAGCTACAAAAGCAATAAAG GCTGAAGAGTTATTTCTTTGGGTCCCCAGGAAAGTACTGATGACTGTTGAATCTGCTAAAAACTCAGTGTTGG gTTCCCTTTATTCTCAAGACCGGATTTTGCAGGCCATGGGAAATATCACTTTGGCTTTCCACCTCCTTTGTGAGCGAGCCGACCCCAATTCCTTCTGgcttccttacattaaaacCCTCCCCAGCGAGTATGACACCCCTTTGTACTTCGAGGAAGACGAAGTTCAGCATCTCCAGTCGACCCAAGCCATACACGACGTATTCAGTCAGTATAAGAACACAGCCCGCCAGTATGCCTACTTCTACAAGGTCATTCAG ACGCACCCCAGCGCTGCGAAGCTCCCACTGAAGGATTCCTTCACTTTTGACGATTACAG GTGGGCCGTCTCTTCCGTCATGACGCGGCAGAATCAGATCCCGACGGAGGACGGCAGTCGGGTCACCTTGGCTTTGATCCCGCTCTGGGATATGTGCAATCACACCAACGGCTTG ATAACTACAGGTTATAATTTAGAGGATGACCGATGTGAGTGCGTGGCGCTGCAGGACTTTAAAGAAGGCGAACAG ATCTACATATTTTATGGCACTCGTTCAAACGCTGAGTTTGTGATCCACAACGGCTTCTTCTTTGAAAATAACTCGCACGACCGAGTGAAAATAAAGCTGGGCGTCAGTAAGAGCGACAGGCTGTATGCCATGAAGGCCGAAGTCCTCGCCCGGGCTGGCATCCCCCC ATCCAACGTGTTTGCCCTGCATATCACGGAGCCTCCGATCTCGGCCCAGCTCTTGGCCTTCCTTCGGGTCTTCTGTATGAGTGAGG ATGAATTGAAAGAACATCTGATAGGAGACCACGCCATCGATAAAATCTTCACCCTTGGGAATGCCGACTTTCCAGTGAGCTGGGATAATGAGATCAAGCTGTGGACGTTCCTCGAAGCCAGGGCTTCTCTCctcttaaaaacatataaaaccaCAGTAGAG gatgataaatatattttgaagcaGGGAGACTTGACATTTCATTCCTCGATGGCCATCAAGCTGCGTCTGGTGGAGAAGGAGATTTTAGAAAAAGCCGTAAAAAGTGCGTCTGACAATCGGAAGCTGTTTACTAAGAACTCTGAGGAAGGAATTCCGCTCCCAAAATACGAGGAGAGCAACATTGCGTTTCTCGAGAACAGCGATTCCAAACTCCCTCTGGTGCTGCGGAATCTGGAGGAGGGGGACGCGGGTCAAGGGGATCTGAAGATCCAAGAAGCCCTCGCCATCTCCGAGATCACCGAGAACGGTTTAGTGAACGGAAAGGACTCTCTACCCAACGGGACCAAACCCGAGAACGAGAACGTCCTCGCGGGAAGAAACGCCACGCAAAACGAGAACGCCAAAGATTTTCCTTCAGAAAGTACCGAAGAGGCAAAAGTGCAATTGTGA